A single genomic interval of Coccidioides posadasii str. Silveira chromosome 1, complete sequence harbors:
- the HAP2 gene encoding Transcriptional activator (EggNog:ENOG410PQKV~COG:K) — translation MEYSTQYPQPHSQHPHASAHMSGPYQTSQNTATPVGQIASPTNPQSQIHHGHTNHQASPILPSQSHYQAPQPATGQVQQQMNFSQPYAAMAPSYGISPTQAAAMATAAASGQFFPLHQESMGGMGQAARGSPRMPQANKERHPRSPPQVAGQMSSLPNQVPMPQNASMQQQRRMSQQMNSPHVQNAQPVMNHTMSRPSGQPSMPPPPPAHQPVQQSQPSPEIVTGPAEESPLYVNAKQFHRILKRRVARQKLEEQLRLTSKGRKPYLHESRHNHAMRRPRGPGGRFLTAEEVAAMEKQQAANATGVENIPNHAASKDHTSGSTGVASSTTIGQKRKAAGAMNSNQSKKVKPGLQQSRISMAEGGLENDVDADG, via the coding sequence ATGGAGTATTCGACGCAATACCCACAACCCCATAGTCAACACCCACATGCTTCTGCACATATGTCTGGCCCTTACCAAACATCCCAAAATACCGCCACGCCTGTTGGACAAATCGCATCCCCGACGAACCCCCAAAGCCAAATTCATCACGGCCACACGAACCATCAAGCATCACCGATTCTGCCGTCACAATCGCATTATCAAGCACCGCAACCAGCCACTGGCCAGGTGCAGCAGCAGATGAACTTTTCTCAACCTTATGCCGCCATGGCACCTTCATACGGAATCTCTCCCACGCAGGCGGCAGCAATGGCGACAGCAGCGGCTTCGGGACAGTTTTTCCCTTTACATCAAGAGTCGATGGGTGGAATGGGACAAGCGGCACGTGGATCGCCGAGAATGCCACAGGCTAATAAAGAGCGCCACCCGCGATCCCCCCCTCAGGTCGCCGGCCAGATGTCCTCATTACCCAACCAAGTACCCATGCCGCAGAATGCATCTATGCAACAACAGCGAAGAATGAGTCAACAGATGAACAGCCCTCATGTCCAAAACGCGCAGCCGGTTATGAACCACACCATGTCTCGCCCATCTGGGCAACCGTCGATGCCACCACCTCCCCCAGCTCACCAGCCGGTGCAGCAAAGTCAGCCCTCACCAGAAATCGTTACAGGCCCGGCAGAGGAATCGCCATTATACGTTAATGCCAAGCAGTTCCACCGCATCCTGAAGCGACGCGTTGCGCGCCAGAAATTGGAAGAACAGCTAAGGCTTACGTCGAAAGGAAGAAAACCTTACTTGCACGAATCCCGACACAATCACGCGATGCGACGGCCTCGCGGCCCCGGGGGAAGGTTCCTTACTGCAGAGGAGGTGGCTGCTATGGAGAAGCAGCAAGCTGCTAACGCAACTGGCGTGGAAAATATCCCGAACCACGCCGCTTCCAAAGACCACACTTCTGGCTCCACAGGTGTTGCATCCAGCACCACTATCGGACAGAAACGGAAAGCCGCTGGAGCTATGAACAGTAATCAGTCCAAAAAGGTGAAGCCTGGCCTCCAGCAATCCAGGATTTCAATGGCAGAAGGTGGTCTTGAGAACGATGTCGATGCAGACGGTTGA
- the KLP8 gene encoding kinesin-like protein Klp8 (EggNog:ENOG410PJZQ~COG:Z~BUSCO:259at33183): MAPGGGGNIKVVVRVRPFNSREIARSAKCIVQMQGNQTVLTPPPGAEEKGRKGGKGGGTIDGPKAFAFDKSYWSFDRDAKNYAGQDNLFSDLGAPLLDNAFQGYNNCIFAYGQTGSGKSYSMMGYGEEYGVIPRICKDMFQRIATMQTDKNLSCTVEVSYLEIYNERVRDLLNPATKGNLKVREHPSTGPYVEDLAKLVVRSFQEIENLMDEGNKARTVAATNMNETSSRSHAVFTLTLTQKRHDTETTMDTEKVSRISLVDLAGSERATSTGATGARLKEGAEINRSLSTLGRVIAALADLSSGKKRNASMVPYRDSVLTWLLKDSLGGNSMTAMIAAISPADINYEETLSTLRYADSAKRIKNHAVVNEDPNARMIRELKEELAQLRSKLGGGAAAGGSGGGIAEETYPPGTPLEQQMVTIQQPDGTVQKVSKADIVEQLNQSEKLYKDLNQTWEEKLAKTEEIHKEREAALEELGISIEKGFIGLSTPKKMPHLVNLSDDPLLAECLVYNIKPGTTTVGNADTATNCEIRLNGSKILHNHCKFENVDNVVTIVPTEGAAVMVNGLRIDKPQRLRSGFRIILGDFHIFRFNHPQEARAERVEQSLLRHSVTTSQLSSPIVPRTHDRSMSKSGSDVDGDSVRAESPMPSQRGRDSDWLLARREAASAILGGDQKISHLTDDELDALFDDVQKARAVRRGKTENKFLENEEDSDSVSSCPVRDKYMSNGTIDNFSLDTAITMPGTPHHTEDEDKELREPALQMVRDNMQHQLDKQKAEYQEKLRAAESSQQDVEELRAEKARMEEALLAAKEEFQQQLQKQKEAFESHIKDLGHAPLKSYENGFPILEPSEIEIARAVFHHWRRRNYVRMAESVLQHASLLKEAQVMSHIMEKNISFQFAIIDVGQSMGSSYDLVLNGISCDDDIALGDAKKPCIGVRVIDFKNNVIYLWSLDKLQRRVQMMRQMHQYIDRPDYIQHFKLENPFSETCPPKYSLVGDADIPLTAVFEARVQDFSVEVVSPYTQNVVGLVRLSLEPSAAQAPSSTLKFNVVMHDMVGFAEREGTDVHAQLFVPGVSEDGGATTTQMISGFDENPVRFESVHSMSLPLSSPRNSTLKVSIFSFVSTMHLDKLLSWDEMRDAPEAPPQRRKAPRIPESEFYSEERHDVFARVQILELAESGEYRPVDVLQNNNLDPGTYQLHQGLQRRIVIDLTYNSTEGLPWDDITSLRVGGVHLLDPWGKIPDMETQTPDIQLKLVQEPTIKDNADGTSNVTLIGQWDSSLHGSLLLDRTTADKYRVQITIRWNLVSSRLQDPIVFELDQRLQILGRTYVRQQSMFKQFWASSRVIHSTVGMFSLAVRPVSAKRAADLWRMNTQNDYVKGEELLSTWSPRKVSLVRDYIRARKRRQRVAEIDAARGSLSTGSLTPLTNGWSTPSRGAEKSQRQEKLLRKYLDLWSTKKDLAETILVKGNTEPPVQGAAFARRTSSNSPPKAPTNVSRNTSLSGDAESTISSHISSSEPSKPRFLATIQHIPKNPSSSKTGCLYTPDDTNTHWVRRFVELRLPYLHVHSVPDGDEINAINLRNSHIDHEPDFARLLGPSSRGANNERSRESMRGRPNVFAVYGTQNTYLFAARTEAQKIEWILKIDQGYFSGARAGVGAS; encoded by the exons ATGGCTCCTGGCGGAGGAGGCAACATCAAGGTGGTGGTGAGGGTACGACCGTTCAACAGCAGAG AAATCGCCCGCTCAGCAAAATGTATCGTTCAAATGCAGGGGAACCAAACGGTTCTCACACCACCACCCGGAGCCGAGGAAAAAGGTCGCAAGGGCGGCAAGGGCGGCGGCACGATCGACGGACCCAAAGCCTTCGCGTTCGATAAGTCGTATTGGTCGTTCGACCGGGATGCTAAGAATTACGCCGGTCAAGATAATCTATTCAGCGATCTCGGTGCGCCGTTGTTGGATAATGCATTTCAAGGCTATAATAACTGCATTTTCGCCTATGGGCAGACGGGCTCGGGAAAATCGTATTCGATGATGGGATATGGAGAGGAATACGGTGTGATCCCAAGGATCTGTAAGGATATGTTTCAGCGGATTGCGACGATGCAGACGGACAAGAATCTCTCGTGTACGGTCGAGGTATCGTACTTGGAAATTTACAATGAGAGAGTGAGGGATTTACTGAATCCCGCGACGAAGGGGAATTTAAAAGTCCGAGAGCACCCGTCGACAGGCCCGTATGTGGAGGATTTGGCGAAGTTGGTGGTCAGGTCGTttcaggagattgaaaattTGATGGATGAGGGGAATAAAGCGAGAACGGTGGCGGCGACGAATATGAACGAGACATCAAGTCGATCGCATGCCGTGTTTACGCTAACGTTAACGCAGAAGAGACACGATACAGAGACAACTATGGATACGGAGAAAGTATCACGGATCAGCCTCGTCGACTTGGCTGGCTCAGAGAGAGCTACTTCTACCGGAGCGACTGGAGCACGACTCAAAGAAGGTGCTGAAATTAATCGATCGTTGTCTACGCTAGGCCGTGTCATTGCCGCTTTGGCGGATCTGTCTTcggggaagaagagaaacGCTTCGATGGTTCCGTACCGTGATTCTGTGTTAACGTGGTTACTTAAGGATTCTCTCGGTGGCAATTCCATGACGGCTATGATAGCAGCCATTTCTCCTGCGGATATCAACTACGAAGAGACATTAAGCACTTTGCGATACGCAGACTCTGCCAAGCGTATTAAGAACCATGCCGTTGTCAACGAAGATCCGAACGCCCGCATGATCAGAGAATTAAAAGAAGAACTTGCGCAACTCAGGAGTAAACTTGGAGGCGGGGCGGCAGCGGGCGGCTCTGGTGGTGGGATTGCTGAAGAGACTTATCCACCAGGTACGCCGTTGGAGCAGCAGATGGTGACTATCCAGCAACCAGACGGTACCGTACAGAAGGTCAGCAAAGCTGATATCGTTGAACAATTGAACCAAAGTGAGAAACTTTACAAGGATCTTAACCAAACATGGGAGGAGAAATTGGCAAAGACGGAAGAAATTCACAAGGAACGAGAAGCTGCTCTGGAGGAACTTGGTATCAGCATCGAAAAGGGTTTTATAGGCTTATCCACGCCCAAGAAAATGCCCCACCTGGTTAATCTCAGTGATGACCCGCTTCTGGCCGAGTGCTTGGTTTATAATATCAAGCCCGGGACTACTACCGTTGGAAATGCGGACACCGCAACAAACTGTGAAATTCGTTTGAACGGGTCGAAGATTCTTCATAATCATTGCAAGTTTGAAAATGTGGACAACGTCGTCACTATTGTGCCCACTGAAGGTGCCGCTGTAATGGTCAACGGGCTGCGAATTGATAAACCCCAACGACTACGAAGCGGCTTTCGCATAATCCTGGGCGATTTCCATATATTCCGATTTAACCATCCACAAGAAGCTCGTGCTGAACGAGTCGAACAAAGCCTGCTGCGTCACTCGGTGACCACCAGCCAACTTAGCTCCCCTATTGTGCCTCGGACTCACGATAGATCAATGAGCAAGAGTGGCTCAGACGTTGATGGAGATTCCGTTAGGGCCGAGTCACCCATGCCGTCACAGCGAGGGAGGGATTCGGACTGGTTGCTCGCTAGACGGGAAGCAGCCAGCGCGATACTAGGTGGCGATCAAAAAATCTCACATCTTACGGACGACGAGTTGGATGCTCTATTTGATGACGTCCAAAAAGCACGCGCTGTGAGAAGGGGCAAAACGGAAAATAAATTCTTGGAAAATGAGGAAGATTCAGACTCCGTCAGCTCCTGTCCTGTGCGGGATAAATATATGTCTAACGGGACGATTGATAATTTTTCCTTGGATACGGCGATAACTATGCCGGGAACTCCTCATCACACCGAGGATGAGGATAAGGAACTTAGAGAGCCTGCGCTGCAGATGGTCCGGGACAATATGCAACATCAGTTAGATAAGCAGAAGGCGGAATACCAGGAGAAGCTCAGAGCCGCTGAATCATCACAGCAGGATGTCGAGGAATTACGCGCTGAAAAAGCTCGGATGGAAGAAGCGCTTCTCGCGGCAAAGGAAGAATTCCAACAGCAAttacaaaagcaaaaagaagcATTTGAGTCTCATATCAAAGATTTGGGCCATGCACCTCTCAAATCGTATGAGAATGGCTTCCCGATTCTCGAACCTAGTGAAATAGAGATTGCTAGAGCAGTCTTCCACCACTGGCGGCGACGTAATTACGTCCGTATGGCTGAATCTGTCCTTCAACACGCGTCATTACTCAAGGAAGCGCAGGTGATGAGCCATATAATGGAGAAGAATATCTCGTTCCAATTTGCCATCATTGACGTTGGCCAAAGTATGGGATCCTCGTATGATCTCGTCCTTAATGGTATATCGTGTGACGATGATATAGCTCTTGGCGATGCGAAGAAGCCATGCATTGGTGTTCGAGtgattgatttcaaaaataaTGTCATCTATCTGTGGTCTCTTGATAAATTACAACGCAGGGTACAGATGATGAGACAGATGCATCAATATATCGACCGACCTGATTACATCCAGCATTTTAAGCTGGAAAACCCATTTTCAGAAACCTGTCCACCAAAGTATTCTCTTGTCGGGGATGCTGACATCCCGTTAACTGCGGTATTCGAGGCTCGCGTTCAAGACTTCTCAGTTGAGGTTGTCTCTCCATACACGCAAAATGTTGTTGGACTTGTAAGATTATCGCTTGAACCCTCTGCTGCTCAGGCACCCTCATCTACACTCAAGTTCAATGTCGTTATGCATGATATGGTTGGTTTCGCCGAAAGAGAGGGTACAGATGTGCATGCCCAGCTCTTTGTTCCCGGTGTATCTGAAGACGGGGGTGCCACGACGACACAGATGATATCAGGGTTTGATGAGAATCCTGTCCGATTTGAGAGTGTTCATAGTATGAGCCTTCCCTTGTCAAGTCCCAGGAACTCTACGCTGAAGGTCAGCATATTTTCGTTCGTTTCAACAATGCATTTAGATAAGCTTCTCAGTTGGGATGAGATGAGAGACGCGCCTGAAGCTCCTCCGCAGAGGAGAAAAGCTCCTAGAATACCCGAATCAGAGTTTTACTCAGAGGAGAGACATGATGTCTTTGCAAGAGTTCAAATTCTTGAATTAGCAGAATCCGGAGAGTATCGTCCCGTTGACGTTCTTCAGAACAATAATCTGGATCCTGGGACTTATCAGCTCCATCAAGGTCTCCAGAGACGTATAGTCATTGACCTTACCTATAATTCGACTGAAGGTCTGCCTTGGGACGACATCACGTCTCTTCGGGTTGGAGGCGTACACTTGCTAGATCCATGGGGGAAGATACCGGATATGGAGACTCAGACTCCCGATATTCAGCTCAAACTGGTCCAGGAGCCGACGATAAAGGACAATGCTGATGGGACCTCGAATGTGACCCTAATCGGTCAATGGGATTCCAGTCTTCACGGTTCGCTACTTCTGGATCGCACAACAGCGGACAAATATCGAGTTCAGATCACGATACGTTGGAACTTGGTCTCTTCTCGTCTACAGGACCCTATTGTATTTGAGCTTGACCAACGACTACAAATACTAGGCAGGACATATGTCCGACAGCAGTCGATGTTTAAACAATTCTGGGCTTCATCTCGGGTCATCCATTCCACCGTGGGCATGTTTTCACTTGCTGTTCGGCCGGTTTCTGCAAAACGAGCGGCGGATCTATGGCGTATGAACACTCAGAATGACTATGTAAAAGGCGAGGAGCTGCTGAGTACCTGGTCACCACGCAAAGTTTCCTTGGTCCGAGATTATATACGTGCTCGCAAACGACGGCAACGTGTCGCAGAAATCGATGCTGCTCGTGGTTCTTTGAGCACAGGTAGCTTGACGCCTTTGACAAATGGCTGGTCCACCCCGTCAAGAGGCGCTGAGAAATCCCAACGACAAGAGAAACTTCTTCGAAAATATCTCGATTTATGGTCCACAAAGAAGGACCTGGCAGAGACTATTCTCGTTAAAGGCAATACAGAGCCACCCGTCCAAGGAGCAGCGTTTGCGCGGAGAACAAGCAGTAATTCACCCCCCAAAGCTCCTACTAATGTCTCAAGGAACACCAGTCTCTCAGGTGATGCCGAGAGTACAATCTCTAGTCATATATCTTCATCCGAGCCTTCAAAACCTCGCTTCCTAGCCACCATTCAACATATACCCAAGAATCCTTCCTCTTCTAAAACCGGCTGCCTTTATACCCCCGATGATACTAATACTCACTGGGTCCGACGTTTTGTTGAACTCCGACTTCCCTACTTACACGTCCACTCCGTTCCAGATGGAGACGAAATCAATGCGATCAATCTTCGCAATTCCCACATTGATCATGAACCAGATTTCGCTCGATTACTGGGGCCTTCGTCTAGGGGTGCCAATAATGAACGGAGTAGGGAATCGATGCGAGGACGACCAAATGTCTTCGCCGTGTATGGGACGCAGAATACGTACCTATTCGCGGCGAGGACGGAGGCGCAGAAGATCGAGTGGATTTTGAAGATTGACCAGGGGTATTTTAGTGGTGCTCGCGCGGGTGTGGGAGCAAGTTAA